A window of Flavobacteriales bacterium contains these coding sequences:
- a CDS encoding CHAT domain-containing protein: ALAMAPGFEDALKDAYLNSVSDSSQVDQGFLHQIQQPFAMKTAHALGGLLQAEVKVGEEANESEFKQHAAQYEVIHLGTHTQINNVSPLYSKLILSKSSNEDGYLHAYELYDMQLQAELAVLTACQTGVGQQESSEGVISLAHSFAYAGCPSIIMSLWDVDEQSTAIITEAFYRQLADGRSKNRALRDAKLAWIKSHDNEQNAPYYWAGLVLMGDPDPIEMATGFPWGFVLIGLGLLLAVILFTLMSRGNRTFTD, from the coding sequence GCTCTTGCCATGGCGCCAGGCTTTGAAGATGCGTTGAAAGATGCCTATCTGAACTCGGTCAGTGATTCGTCCCAAGTGGACCAGGGCTTTCTTCATCAGATCCAACAACCATTTGCCATGAAGACCGCACATGCCCTCGGAGGTCTGCTACAAGCTGAGGTCAAGGTGGGTGAAGAAGCCAATGAATCGGAGTTCAAACAACATGCTGCGCAGTACGAGGTGATCCACCTGGGTACCCATACTCAGATAAACAATGTATCTCCCCTCTATTCCAAATTGATATTGAGTAAATCGAGCAATGAAGACGGATATCTGCATGCCTATGAGCTGTACGATATGCAACTACAGGCAGAGCTCGCTGTACTCACCGCCTGTCAGACAGGAGTCGGTCAGCAGGAGAGCTCGGAAGGAGTCATCTCGTTGGCACATAGTTTCGCCTATGCGGGTTGTCCATCCATCATCATGTCACTGTGGGATGTTGATGAACAGAGCACAGCCATCATCACGGAAGCATTCTATCGTCAATTGGCTGATGGTCGGTCCAAGAACAGAGCTTTAAGAGACGCCAAACTAGCATGGATCAAAAGCCACGACAATGAGCAGAATGCCCCGTACTACTGGGCTGGGCTGGTGTTAATGGGAGACCCGGATCCTATTGAAATGGCTACAGGATTCCCATGGGGCTTTGTGCTCATTGGCCTGGGACTTCTATTGGCGGTCATCCTTTTCACCCTTATGAGCAGAGGCAATCGGACATTTACGGATTGA
- a CDS encoding YqaE/Pmp3 family membrane protein has translation MSVWRVILSILFPPLAVYDQGCGSILIVLLLTLLGWIPGVIAALVILNGDKGKSRS, from the coding sequence ATGTCTGTTTGGAGAGTCATCCTATCTATCCTCTTCCCTCCCTTGGCCGTATATGACCAAGGCTGCGGCTCTATTTTGATCGTACTACTATTGACTTTATTGGGTTGGATTCCTGGAGTCATTGCCGCTCTGGTCATCCTGAACGGAGATAAAGGCAAGTCGAGGTCCTGA